The bacterium genome has a segment encoding these proteins:
- a CDS encoding redox-sensing transcriptional repressor Rex, with product MPQSMGVMSLPTVERLSVYLRTLKEALAEGKDYIVSTEIARRNGFTPAQVRKDLSCFGSFGVKGKGYDVKELIERLEEILGINRRWNVAIVGLGNIGKALVKYKGLKKTGFDVVAIFDIDPNLVGKTYRGIQVYHTDEIGKVAKKNDIQIAIVAVPKEAAKEAIKKVIDAGIKGILNFTEVRVPIPEGFFLKNVNLLGELESITYYMVNPDRVCRCYQPAKR from the coding sequence TTTCTGTTTATCTAAGGACTTTAAAAGAAGCACTCGCGGAGGGTAAGGATTATATTGTTTCCACGGAGATAGCTCGGCGAAATGGTTTTACCCCTGCTCAGGTAAGAAAGGACCTTTCCTGCTTCGGAAGTTTTGGGGTTAAAGGCAAAGGGTATGATGTGAAGGAACTGATTGAGCGTCTTGAAGAGATCCTTGGTATAAACAGACGATGGAATGTAGCTATTGTGGGACTTGGTAATATAGGAAAGGCTCTTGTGAAGTACAAAGGCCTTAAAAAGACTGGATTTGATGTGGTCGCGATATTTGATATTGACCCTAACCTCGTGGGCAAGACCTACAGGGGGATACAGGTTTATCATACCGATGAGATAGGAAAAGTTGCCAAGAAAAACGACATTCAGATAGCGATAGTAGCTGTTCCAAAAGAGGCTGCCAAGGAAGCTATAAAAAAGGTTATCGATGCGGGAATAAAGGGAATTCTTAATTTCACCGAAGTTCGCGTGCCCATACCTGAAGGTTTTTTCCTCAAGAATGTGAATCTTCTCGGTGAGCTTGAAAGCATAACATACTACATGGTTAATCCAGACAGAGTGTGCAGATGCTATCAACCCGCGAAGCGGTAA